The following proteins come from a genomic window of Rubripirellula tenax:
- a CDS encoding WD40 repeat domain-containing protein — MIVGGASQTVSILDAKTLQTIQTLHGHDEAVCSVHFRADRLQAVSCDRGGSVKVWSLETEQGMAELPSETEQIADACFSPSGDWLACAEGVFWGRENPGVLEVWNTHTGQRSKLAAHTAGVFGVAFLPGKKQLVSVGADGAAIVWDLEKKAPVKTFDAETPLRSVSVSNDGQWMVTGGEQGQVILWNLHSGSREQVFTLRNRWTESVAISANGLLVTGADGLHCKVWKRTSGEVLLHVEHPDLRAVVFNHAGTELAIGTARNVQIYDTYGWEKLTDMIAHRGPIVGLAFGPDDGTLASRAEDGTVKLWDLATMQSMLTLNANSRSHHRNAPVFSPSGDLIFADHPQDSGAVRLWSTRGPIVPPKVVDGDGMVRRISESFSIYQQWSEAYLRYERVLTVDPKHPGARIDAAYVAYMLGDAEKYNHQATAAFALARELPETEVRQRGRLVRVACLMPGAVDDLDEAIKISTDAWQQYKTIYDGLALLFALMRAERNEELLERSGEVEKVAHPKFGPDISIVSHFKSIAMFRLGNMDEANEMLAKGNEAFTRGMPRIGTGNKIPTGYFDWFVAAIAAKKEANQVASELPH, encoded by the coding sequence TTGATCGTTGGCGGAGCAAGTCAAACGGTTTCCATTCTCGATGCCAAAACACTGCAAACGATTCAAACGCTGCACGGGCATGACGAAGCGGTGTGCTCCGTGCATTTCCGCGCTGACCGCTTGCAAGCGGTTTCCTGTGATCGCGGCGGTAGCGTGAAAGTTTGGAGTCTTGAGACCGAACAAGGCATGGCGGAACTACCGAGTGAGACCGAGCAAATCGCTGACGCTTGCTTTAGCCCCTCAGGCGATTGGCTTGCATGCGCCGAGGGAGTGTTCTGGGGACGTGAAAATCCAGGCGTGCTTGAGGTTTGGAATACGCATACCGGTCAGAGGAGTAAATTGGCGGCGCACACTGCCGGCGTTTTTGGTGTGGCGTTTCTTCCCGGTAAAAAGCAACTAGTCTCAGTCGGTGCGGATGGAGCAGCGATCGTTTGGGATTTGGAAAAAAAGGCACCTGTGAAAACGTTCGACGCGGAAACGCCGTTGCGATCGGTGAGCGTGTCAAACGATGGACAATGGATGGTAACGGGTGGGGAACAAGGACAGGTGATACTTTGGAACTTACACAGTGGCAGTAGGGAACAGGTATTTACATTAAGAAATCGCTGGACCGAATCAGTAGCGATTTCAGCGAATGGTTTGCTTGTGACCGGAGCTGATGGCTTGCATTGCAAGGTATGGAAGCGAACCAGCGGTGAAGTGCTCTTGCATGTGGAGCATCCAGACCTACGAGCGGTCGTTTTCAATCATGCCGGCACAGAACTGGCCATCGGAACTGCACGAAATGTCCAGATTTACGACACCTATGGTTGGGAAAAGCTTACTGACATGATCGCTCATCGTGGACCGATCGTAGGACTGGCCTTTGGCCCCGATGATGGAACTCTGGCCAGTCGAGCAGAAGATGGAACCGTCAAGCTTTGGGATTTGGCCACCATGCAGTCGATGCTAACCCTCAACGCCAACTCCCGCAGCCATCATCGTAACGCTCCGGTGTTCAGTCCGTCCGGTGATCTCATATTTGCCGATCATCCTCAGGATAGTGGCGCCGTGAGACTGTGGAGCACGCGCGGCCCGATCGTGCCGCCAAAAGTGGTCGACGGTGATGGAATGGTTCGCCGCATCAGCGAATCATTTTCGATCTACCAGCAATGGAGCGAAGCTTACTTAAGGTATGAAAGAGTACTCACTGTCGATCCTAAACATCCGGGAGCACGAATCGACGCTGCCTACGTTGCCTATATGCTTGGCGACGCAGAAAAATACAACCACCAGGCAACAGCAGCTTTTGCGCTTGCGCGTGAGTTGCCTGAAACGGAAGTACGACAACGTGGCCGTTTGGTACGTGTCGCTTGTCTCATGCCTGGTGCCGTCGATGATCTCGATGAAGCCATTAAAATCTCTACGGACGCATGGCAACAATACAAGACGATTTACGACGGACTTGCCTTGCTGTTTGCCCTAATGCGTGCGGAACGAAATGAAGAGCTGCTGGAACGCTCAGGAGAAGTGGAAAAGGTTGCACATCCGAAATTTGGTCCAGATATCAGTATCGTTTCCCATTTCAAATCCATAGCGATGTTTCGCTTGGGGAACATGGACGAAGCGAACGAAATGCTTGCGAAGGGAAATGAGGCTTTCACTCGAGGAATGCCCCGCATTGGAACTGGAAATAAAATCCCCACAGGTTACTTCGATTGGTTCGTTGCCGCGATCGCAGCCAAAAAGGAAGCGAATCAAGTTGCTTCAGAACTCCCTCATTGA
- a CDS encoding ankyrin repeat domain-containing protein, whose translation MPLTAIGIIGFQVATGPSLDRRLLRALKADRTLATKFYLLLGADPDEGHGVSSYDGNALHWAAFRGDDLDVKNLLEAGATVNCYEKDGFTPIVYAANKGHWEIVKMLVDTGADHRQTGADGQRVVDYAMEAGRQDIVKLLTSESFPSNYWTVETRVTALDTGDDGLPCNRLWQVYRTDLGSPDNRWAYSAGVRRFTSMKETDAEGNDQTIRGVTSIRIADDQNWIEVTFVDGTVTRMPL comes from the coding sequence ATGCCGCTGACTGCGATCGGCATCATTGGCTTTCAAGTGGCAACAGGCCCAAGTCTCGATCGACGGCTACTCCGAGCGTTGAAGGCAGACCGAACCCTGGCAACTAAGTTTTACCTCCTCTTGGGAGCCGATCCCGATGAAGGACATGGAGTTTCAAGCTACGATGGCAATGCATTGCATTGGGCAGCGTTCCGAGGAGACGACCTCGATGTCAAGAATTTGCTTGAGGCTGGAGCCACCGTGAACTGTTATGAGAAAGACGGATTTACACCAATCGTCTATGCGGCCAACAAGGGGCATTGGGAAATCGTCAAGATGCTCGTCGACACGGGTGCGGACCACCGCCAGACGGGAGCCGATGGCCAACGAGTTGTCGACTATGCGATGGAAGCTGGGCGACAAGATATCGTCAAACTGCTGACCAGCGAATCGTTTCCATCGAACTATTGGACCGTCGAAACGCGGGTTACCGCGCTGGATACGGGCGACGATGGCCTGCCGTGCAATCGTCTCTGGCAAGTTTATCGAACAGACCTTGGAAGTCCCGACAATCGCTGGGCCTATTCTGCTGGAGTGAGACGCTTTACCTCGATGAAAGAAACCGACGCAGAAGGAAATGATCAAACGATACGCGGTGTTACGTCGATCCGGATTGCGGACGACCAGAACTGGATCGAAGTCACCTTTGTCGACGGGACAGTGACACGCATGCCATTGTAA
- a CDS encoding AAA family ATPase yields the protein MEWENSCGGDNRDWVIAESIEIAEEFILDVSRKTHAPGNAILVFSGGRWNRSEALYNATQSASFEDLVLADDLKATIRDDFNAFLQSEDRYNRLGISWRRGALLIGPPGNGKTHCVRALVKELSVSSLYVQSLSHQYYTPEQMWHQVFDRARGLRPCRHHATNLPVHNSVSADSLFRGIEQTFVTA from the coding sequence TTGGAATGGGAGAATAGCTGTGGCGGCGACAACCGCGACTGGGTCATTGCCGAGTCCATTGAGATTGCCGAGGAGTTCATCCTGGATGTCAGTCGTAAGACGCATGCTCCCGGCAACGCGATCCTGGTGTTCTCAGGTGGGCGATGGAACCGCAGCGAGGCTCTCTACAATGCCACGCAGTCAGCTTCATTTGAGGACCTCGTTCTGGCGGATGATTTGAAGGCGACCATCCGCGACGACTTCAACGCATTCTTGCAATCCGAGGATCGGTACAATCGCCTAGGGATTTCTTGGCGTCGCGGTGCTTTGCTGATTGGACCGCCCGGAAACGGCAAGACGCACTGCGTTCGCGCGTTGGTCAAGGAGCTTTCGGTGTCGAGTTTGTACGTTCAAAGCCTGAGTCATCAGTACTACACGCCCGAACAAATGTGGCACCAAGTGTTTGACCGAGCCCGAGGGTTGCGGCCATGCCGACACCACGCCACAAACCTCCCTGTACACAACTCAGTTTCTGCCGATTCTCTGTTTCGTGGAATTGAGCAAACCTTTGTCACAGCGTGA
- a CDS encoding PQQ-binding-like beta-propeller repeat protein: protein MKNESALNACLLLLLFQVFAFGDSFADNWPQWRGPDATGVSRIANPPVEWSEDKNIKWKVAIEGRGTSTPIIWNEKVFILTAINTGVKDPSIPDPEDQPKTNFFDIKLPNAQHAFIVVCLDRNTGKELWRQVAATKIPHEGAHNDNDFASSSPTTDGQRLYCWFGSAGMFCYDLDGRKLWERDLGEAKVGSSLGEGCSPVLHDGKLVIVRDHAGQSTIEVLDATTGNTLWKRERDEGNAWATPRVIQHSGKTQVITAASGAVRSYDLESGEIIWQCSGLTGNVIPCPVVDGDYVICMSGYEGYAAMAIPLTETGDTSASEKILWKQDRGTPYIPSPLLYDGLLYYNQSNQSILTCLDSKTGEVVFGPERLGQLSNIYASPVGAAGRVYIVGRNGTTMVLDRSPQCKVLATNELDERFDASPALAGKQLFLRGATYLYCIEKN, encoded by the coding sequence ATGAAAAACGAATCCGCCCTGAACGCATGCCTTCTACTGCTTCTCTTCCAGGTATTCGCCTTCGGTGATTCCTTCGCGGACAACTGGCCTCAGTGGCGAGGCCCCGATGCCACGGGTGTTTCTCGGATCGCCAATCCGCCGGTTGAGTGGAGTGAAGACAAGAACATTAAGTGGAAGGTTGCGATCGAGGGTCGAGGAACTTCAACGCCGATCATTTGGAACGAGAAGGTCTTTATCTTGACGGCAATCAACACCGGGGTGAAAGACCCATCCATTCCCGACCCAGAGGACCAGCCCAAGACAAACTTCTTCGACATCAAGCTTCCCAACGCCCAGCACGCTTTTATCGTGGTGTGCCTCGACCGGAATACCGGGAAAGAATTGTGGCGTCAAGTTGCCGCGACAAAGATCCCCCACGAGGGAGCGCACAACGACAACGATTTTGCGTCGTCGTCACCGACAACCGATGGCCAGCGTTTGTATTGCTGGTTCGGATCGGCCGGGATGTTTTGCTATGACCTTGATGGCAGGAAGCTTTGGGAGAGAGATCTGGGCGAAGCCAAGGTTGGTTCCAGTCTTGGTGAAGGCTGCTCACCCGTATTGCATGACGGTAAGCTGGTGATCGTTCGCGATCATGCTGGCCAAAGCACCATCGAGGTGCTTGATGCGACAACTGGCAACACACTTTGGAAGCGAGAGCGAGATGAAGGCAACGCTTGGGCGACACCGCGCGTGATCCAGCATAGCGGCAAAACGCAAGTCATTACCGCGGCATCCGGCGCGGTTCGCAGCTACGACCTCGAGTCAGGCGAGATCATTTGGCAATGCAGCGGTCTGACTGGAAATGTGATTCCATGCCCTGTGGTGGACGGCGACTACGTGATCTGCATGAGCGGCTATGAAGGCTATGCCGCGATGGCGATTCCGCTGACTGAGACCGGCGATACTTCCGCCAGCGAAAAGATTCTCTGGAAACAGGATCGTGGTACGCCCTACATCCCATCACCGTTACTTTACGATGGGTTGCTCTACTACAACCAATCCAACCAGTCGATCTTAACTTGCCTTGATTCAAAAACAGGTGAAGTTGTCTTCGGCCCCGAACGGCTCGGCCAACTCTCAAACATTTACGCGTCTCCAGTCGGCGCCGCCGGTCGCGTGTACATCGTCGGCCGCAATGGAACGACCATGGTGCTTGATCGCTCCCCACAGTGCAAGGTGCTCGCGACCAACGAACTCGATGAGCGTTTCGACGCCTCACCCGCCTTGGCCGGCAAGCAGCTGTTTCTCCGCGGCGCAACCTATTTGTATTGCATAGAGAAAAACTGA
- a CDS encoding DUF1552 domain-containing protein, whose product MHTPLSRRAALKASGIAIALPLLDSMNRAVGREVVLPPKRMVTICNTLGLHPPSLFPKTPGSDYDSTEYLDLLKDHRNDFTLFAGLSHPDQNGKQPHDTEMTWLTAARNPGLGGFKNSISVDQYAAANLGYATRFPSISLSSNTQKSQSYTSNGVMIPAQDRPSTVFAKLFLDGSPEEVRRSRQSLADGRSILDSVAEQTRALNRQTSASDRRQLDEYFDSIRAAEADLLEADAWLDRPKPEVDENPPQDISDAADLIGRARTLMNLVPLCLQTDSSRIITVVIQDHLVVPKIDGVTAEHHNLSHHGQDLEKIKQLKIIETEILKCFADFLSRMTRASEADGRLLDQTSVLFGSNLGNANAHNPSNLPIILAGGGYRHGRYVAYDKLNNTPLCNLFVNVLNNIGIETDTFGTSTGTLEIP is encoded by the coding sequence ATGCACACTCCCCTCTCTCGCCGCGCTGCACTCAAGGCATCTGGAATCGCGATCGCACTTCCGCTGCTCGACTCAATGAATCGCGCGGTCGGTCGTGAAGTTGTATTACCGCCCAAACGAATGGTCACCATTTGCAACACGCTGGGATTGCATCCACCGTCATTGTTTCCAAAAACGCCGGGCAGCGATTACGACAGCACCGAGTACCTCGATTTGCTAAAAGATCATCGCAACGACTTCACGCTTTTCGCCGGCCTATCGCATCCCGACCAAAACGGAAAGCAACCGCATGACACGGAAATGACCTGGTTGACGGCGGCTCGCAATCCTGGTTTGGGTGGCTTTAAGAATTCCATTTCGGTTGACCAGTATGCTGCCGCGAATCTTGGTTATGCGACCCGATTCCCGTCGATTTCTCTGAGTAGCAATACGCAGAAAAGCCAGTCTTACACAAGCAACGGTGTGATGATTCCGGCTCAGGACAGGCCATCGACTGTGTTCGCGAAGTTGTTCCTTGACGGCAGCCCCGAGGAGGTGCGCCGCAGTCGCCAGAGTTTGGCAGACGGACGCAGCATTCTCGATAGTGTCGCCGAGCAGACCCGAGCACTCAATCGACAAACAAGTGCGAGCGATCGGCGACAGTTGGACGAATACTTTGATTCCATCCGCGCGGCGGAAGCTGACTTACTGGAAGCCGATGCATGGCTCGATCGGCCGAAACCTGAGGTCGATGAAAATCCACCGCAGGATATCTCGGATGCGGCGGACCTGATCGGCCGAGCGCGAACGTTGATGAATCTCGTTCCACTGTGTCTGCAAACCGACTCGTCGCGGATTATCACCGTCGTCATCCAGGATCACTTGGTGGTTCCCAAGATCGATGGTGTCACGGCGGAGCATCACAACTTGTCGCACCACGGGCAAGACCTGGAGAAAATCAAACAGCTCAAAATTATCGAAACCGAAATCCTCAAGTGCTTTGCCGATTTCTTATCACGGATGACGCGAGCTTCTGAAGCGGATGGTCGATTACTGGATCAAACTTCGGTGCTGTTTGGGAGCAATCTTGGCAACGCCAACGCACACAACCCCAGCAATCTGCCCATTATCCTTGCTGGCGGTGGATACCGTCATGGACGATACGTGGCCTATGACAAATTGAACAACACGCCTTTGTGCAATCTGTTTGTCAACGTTCTAAACAACATTGGAATCGAGACAGACACATTTGGCACCAGTACGGGAACACTAGAAATCCCGTAG